A genomic segment from Deltaproteobacteria bacterium encodes:
- a CDS encoding diiron oxygenase, with product MEAAIPLGSVPREERPRAKEPYAALLGRLSRQSVVKHFDAYADVDWERAEHRIDPEDPRWELGDDALAATSWYRALPPGTRARLGLHLIATKMKIGAQFENVLQRGLLEFALGLPNGAPEFRYVYHEVIEEGQHSLMFQEFVTRTGFDVPGLGFWDRLGSRRVLGAARRFPALFFIFVLGGEDPIDHVQRTELTSGRPIHPLLERIMRIHVTEEARHLSFARHYLRAHVPHLKPAARASLALQAPLILGPMAQLMMRPSAEIVGTYGIPKEVVAEAYTRNPRHRAKTVEALGKVRDLCREIGIVTRWSLPLWQRMGIWEN from the coding sequence ATGGAGGCTGCCATCCCGCTCGGTTCCGTTCCTCGAGAAGAGCGCCCGCGGGCCAAGGAGCCGTATGCGGCTCTCCTCGGCCGCCTCAGCCGCCAGTCGGTGGTGAAGCACTTCGACGCCTACGCCGACGTCGACTGGGAACGCGCGGAGCACCGCATCGATCCCGAGGACCCGCGCTGGGAGCTCGGGGACGACGCGCTCGCCGCCACGAGCTGGTATCGCGCCCTCCCGCCCGGCACGCGGGCGCGTCTCGGGCTCCACCTGATCGCCACCAAGATGAAGATCGGCGCCCAGTTCGAGAACGTGCTGCAGCGCGGGCTCCTCGAGTTCGCGCTCGGGCTCCCGAACGGCGCCCCCGAGTTCCGCTACGTCTACCACGAGGTCATCGAGGAGGGGCAGCACTCCCTCATGTTCCAGGAGTTCGTCACCCGCACCGGGTTCGACGTGCCCGGCCTCGGGTTCTGGGACCGGCTCGGCTCCCGCCGCGTGCTCGGTGCCGCGCGCCGCTTCCCTGCCCTCTTCTTCATCTTCGTCCTCGGCGGCGAGGACCCGATCGACCACGTGCAGCGCACGGAGCTCACGAGCGGCCGCCCGATCCACCCGCTGCTCGAGCGCATCATGCGCATCCACGTCACGGAGGAGGCCCGCCACCTGTCGTTCGCGCGTCACTACCTGCGCGCGCACGTACCGCACCTGAAGCCCGCGGCGCGCGCCTCGCTCGCCCTCCAGGCGCCGCTCATCCTCGGGCCGATGGCGCAACTCATGATGCGACCGTCGGCGGAGATCGTCGGGACGTACGGCATCCCGAAAGAGGTGGTCGCCGAGGCCTACACGCGGAACCCGCGCCACCGGGCAAAGACCGTGGAGGCCCTCGGCAAGGTCCGCGACCTTTGCCGGGAGATCGGCATCGTCACGCGCTGGTCGCTGCCGCTGTGGCAACGCATGGGGATCTGGGAGAATTGA
- a CDS encoding phosphatidylserine decarboxylase — MAKSLREWIDSEVQPVRAKPLTWLSDEHFFRDPFRPTYQDTAFFFAPADGIILYQKTVEPDEPIVEIKGRYYSLRDALRDAAYDRPSLVIGIFMTFFDVHVNRIPFPGRLSYREVEPLDTHNHPLLAVEKGILDELHINLESAGYLHQNQRVVNRVDASELDQSYYVLQIADYDVDSIIPFQLKQNRPCNQGERFSQIRFGSQVDLIVPLSDRFDFVPTNETSMHVQAGVDPVIRIVEKGSSRIAREPGGDPWPNRS, encoded by the coding sequence ATGGCCAAGAGTCTTCGGGAATGGATCGACTCGGAGGTGCAGCCGGTGCGGGCAAAACCCCTCACCTGGCTTTCTGATGAGCACTTCTTCCGCGATCCGTTCCGTCCCACCTACCAGGACACCGCGTTCTTCTTTGCCCCGGCGGACGGGATCATCCTGTACCAGAAGACGGTCGAACCCGATGAGCCCATCGTCGAGATCAAGGGGCGATACTACTCGCTTCGCGACGCCCTCCGCGACGCCGCCTATGACCGGCCGAGCCTGGTCATCGGCATCTTCATGACCTTCTTCGACGTCCACGTGAACCGCATACCCTTCCCCGGTCGCCTGTCGTATCGGGAGGTGGAGCCCCTGGACACCCACAACCACCCGCTGCTCGCCGTCGAGAAGGGAATCCTCGACGAGCTGCACATCAACTTGGAATCCGCGGGCTACCTGCACCAGAACCAGCGGGTCGTCAACCGTGTCGATGCTTCCGAGCTCGACCAGTCGTACTACGTCCTGCAGATCGCCGACTACGACGTGGACTCGATCATCCCCTTCCAGCTCAAGCAGAACCGGCCTTGCAACCAAGGCGAGCGCTTCTCGCAAATCCGCTTCGGATCGCAGGTCGACCTGATCGTTCCGCTGTCCGATCGGTTCGACTTTGTCCCGACGAACGAGACCTCGATGCACGTCCAGGCGGGGGTCGACCCCGTGATCCGCATCGTTGAAAAAGGGAGCTCCAGGATCGCCCGGGAGCCCGGAGGTGACCCATGGCCCAATCGGTCCTGA
- a CDS encoding amidinotransferase, which produces MAQSVLTAEQERQPAVLENLSPGTLTRPAFVMNLPFSFSTEQANNPWMEDMPLEKRRVDRRLAIVQFLRVYRYLASEAVVYLVPTPRNCGLQDLVFTANLGVVLEHVPQRDVVVISNFTSKPRWGETEIGVDFFKAMGYRVYVAPSRFEGDAELKHLQDNVYVGGYGTRSERDTYEWMEKTFGMKVIKVRLSDPYLYHLDCSVFPITRENTLVCTELFEAEEVAEIESHTNIIDVSVDVCYSGICNSLRLSNALLNASHIHDLKAGTEEYAHELTKNRRIEDIAVNLALGVTFFNLSEYLKGGALLSCMVMHLNRNSYELSLL; this is translated from the coding sequence ATGGCCCAATCGGTCCTGACCGCGGAGCAGGAACGCCAACCCGCCGTCCTCGAAAACCTCAGCCCCGGTACGCTGACCCGGCCCGCCTTCGTGATGAACCTTCCCTTCTCGTTCTCCACCGAGCAGGCCAACAACCCCTGGATGGAGGACATGCCCCTCGAGAAGCGAAGGGTCGACCGGAGGCTGGCGATCGTCCAGTTTCTTCGCGTCTACCGCTACCTCGCCTCCGAAGCCGTCGTCTACCTCGTCCCGACTCCGCGGAACTGCGGCCTGCAGGATCTGGTCTTTACCGCGAATCTCGGCGTCGTCCTGGAGCACGTGCCCCAGAGGGACGTCGTCGTCATTTCCAACTTCACGTCGAAGCCGCGATGGGGTGAAACGGAGATCGGGGTCGATTTCTTCAAGGCGATGGGCTACCGGGTCTACGTGGCCCCGTCCAGGTTCGAGGGGGACGCCGAGCTGAAGCACCTGCAGGACAACGTCTACGTCGGCGGCTACGGCACCCGTTCCGAGCGGGACACCTACGAGTGGATGGAGAAGACGTTCGGCATGAAGGTGATCAAGGTGAGGCTGAGCGACCCGTACCTGTACCACCTGGACTGCTCCGTATTCCCGATCACCCGCGAGAATACCCTGGTTTGTACCGAGCTTTTCGAGGCGGAAGAAGTCGCCGAGATCGAGAGTCACACCAACATCATCGATGTCTCCGTGGACGTGTGTTACTCGGGTATCTGCAACTCACTGCGCCTCTCCAACGCCCTTCTGAATGCATCTCACATCCACGACCTCAAGGCCGGGACGGAAGAGTATGCCCACGAACTGACCAAGAACCGCCGGATCGAGGACATCGCCGTCAACCTCGCCCTCGGCGTGACTTTCT